One window of Eisenibacter elegans DSM 3317 genomic DNA carries:
- a CDS encoding response regulator: protein MSNSEKKILIAEDSSVIQNIAAKVLSFQQYSITPAKNGKEVLKKLENEYFDVILMDINMPQMDGMECARQIRALSDEKKAAIPIVAITGNAKNYSMEDFKEAGIHEYVPKPIDFDRLVELVKQLTKD, encoded by the coding sequence ATGAGCAACTCTGAAAAGAAAATCTTAATCGCCGAGGATAGCTCCGTGATTCAGAACATCGCAGCCAAGGTATTGTCTTTTCAGCAATATAGCATCACCCCAGCCAAAAATGGCAAAGAGGTGTTGAAAAAACTTGAAAATGAGTACTTTGATGTGATTTTGATGGATATCAATATGCCTCAGATGGATGGGATGGAGTGTGCCCGGCAAATCCGAGCCCTATCGGATGAAAAAAAAGCGGCCATCCCCATCGTAGCCATTACCGGAAACGCCAAAAACTACTCTATGGAAGATTTCAAAGAGGCCGGTATCCACGAATATGTGCCCAAACCTATTGATTTTGACAGATTAGTAGAGCTTGTAAAGCAATTGACCAAGGACTAA